The following are from one region of the Gemmatimonadaceae bacterium genome:
- a CDS encoding carboxypeptidase-like regulatory domain-containing protein yields the protein MSAVRLNRTATLILLSPVALAAQNSAVISGTVVGGIGQQPLPYSTVSLEGITQKRLTSPEGRFSFRVDSAGKYHLRIRQLGFAPLDTVIEFNGTNLALTLVLRPVAFKLADVRTVGKTPCGRQIDRDAFASGILDEVKKNAERELVLRNQYPFRYSLAVARGARRDTVYLSSATNDRYQPGKLTRPSGLGNPNDMEMRVPQLTDLADSVFLREHCFSYGGTGKLGKQSVFRLHFTPARSVRTPDVQGTISIDTTDYTVKEAVFRMTNPELLNPPILGLEVRTTYKEIVPGLTLFDRIRSEQPLPKKGQYDPSRLAIEEQQLIRLEFVRDTPTGISEFAMPLLSPGKGR from the coding sequence ATGTCGGCAGTGAGGCTCAACCGTACGGCGACACTGATTCTACTGTCACCAGTGGCGCTCGCCGCACAAAACTCCGCTGTCATCAGCGGCACAGTGGTCGGAGGGATCGGCCAACAACCCCTCCCATACAGCACCGTCTCGCTCGAGGGAATTACACAAAAGCGGCTGACCAGTCCCGAGGGGCGTTTCTCATTCAGAGTCGACTCCGCCGGGAAGTATCACCTCCGAATTCGACAGCTCGGATTCGCACCGCTCGATACAGTCATAGAATTCAATGGAACTAACCTGGCACTCACTCTCGTGCTCCGCCCCGTCGCATTCAAGCTGGCGGACGTCAGGACCGTTGGAAAAACGCCGTGCGGGCGACAGATCGATCGCGATGCATTCGCCTCAGGCATCCTCGACGAGGTGAAGAAGAACGCTGAAAGGGAGCTGGTGCTCCGCAACCAGTACCCGTTCCGCTACTCGCTGGCGGTCGCGCGCGGAGCGCGCCGCGACACAGTCTATCTCTCCAGCGCGACGAACGACCGCTACCAGCCGGGCAAACTTACCCGGCCGAGCGGCCTCGGTAATCCAAACGACATGGAAATGCGAGTCCCACAGCTCACGGATCTTGCTGATTCCGTTTTCCTCCGGGAGCACTGCTTCTCCTACGGCGGAACCGGGAAACTGGGCAAACAGTCAGTTTTCAGACTCCACTTTACTCCAGCCAGAAGTGTGAGGACGCCCGACGTCCAGGGAACGATCTCCATCGACACCACTGATTACACGGTGAAGGAAGCAGTTTTCCGGATGACGAATCCCGAGCTTCTCAATCCTCCGATACTCGGCCTCGAGGTGCGAACGACCTACAAGGAGATCGTCCCCGGACTCACTCTGTTCGATCGCATCCGTTCGGAGCAGCCTCTTCCAAAAAAAGGACAGTACGACCCGTCCCGGCTGGCCATCGAGGAGCAGCAGCTGATTCGACTCGAGTTTGTCAGGGACACGCCCACCGGCATCTCGGAATTCGCGATGCCGTTGCTGAGCCCGGGGAAGGGTCGCTGA
- a CDS encoding PAS domain S-box protein: MLARSLLPAPALFLNAPQRVLIATVRPFSASAGSGSKPDTEERFRATLEQAAIGVGHQTLDDKWVWMNQRWCEIVGFSREELLARNLSGLTHPNDREASAEFDRKVRGGQLDRYSIEKRYIRKDGVVVWTLLTVNVARDANGNPSYCIAFLDDITERKYAEQRLAAQYSVARILGDSPDAADAPRRIIEAICRNIGWSAGSLWLVDKTGQQLTCVESRRLSRSTDRFRGRAPDVPLKMGHGLPGKVWATGAPATIQDVNTDSSFPRSLLATTVGMHGAFAFPVKSGPTVLGVMEFFSPDIQPADDELLRTITVIGSELGLYLDRKRFEERGSQSEVRQEAIVDAALDSIISMNHKGIITHFNRAAERTFGYKSEDAIGKSLAELIIPPDLRGAHEAGVARFTTTAESRMLNHRVETWAQRSDGTRFPVELAITRIPLDGPPVFTGFIRDITARKKAEEAIRESEDRFRGLAEATVEGILIHRDGVITDANPSLARMFGYDLSEIIGANAVDLLCVPELREMLTEKLTKEMGMRSSPPYEIVGLRKDGSRIDVEITARTVPFGSSTMRVAAIRDITERKRLQKQEIELIREQEARAVAQSSEKRAAFLAEASRVLSMSFDYHTTIAQLARLAVPAMADYCAVDVVEGEKGFMRLGFAHSDPKREEEFRAKLTVFRPEDVSPTHPVMKALIKGESDLITRVTDEGLRAAMNNEEQYQLLRSLEPKSLITVPLIASGKIVGALTLVSSRDDHIYTPEDVKLAEELGRRAALAVENARLFDEAQLATKARDDMLAVVAHDLRNPLNTIFMSSQLLMEIVSKTEHPTEHRQVAIVQRAADRMNRLIQDLLEVKRIESGNLGLEKRSTDATSVVSEALEILRPIAVASSLRLESEVSPDLPPIRVDPPRIQQVLSNLVGNAIKFTPAGGEIILRATAAEREACFVVADNGPGIPSDALPHIFGRFWQGKSTDRRGIGLGLAIAKGIVEAHGGRIWVESQVGAGSSFFFTVPLAETGEAAVVS, from the coding sequence GTGCTCGCGCGCAGTCTTCTTCCGGCGCCCGCGCTCTTTCTCAACGCTCCTCAACGCGTCCTCATAGCCACAGTGCGACCGTTCTCTGCGTCTGCCGGCTCGGGATCAAAGCCCGATACTGAAGAGCGCTTTCGCGCCACGCTGGAGCAGGCGGCCATCGGCGTGGGACACCAGACCCTCGACGACAAATGGGTATGGATGAATCAGCGCTGGTGCGAGATCGTCGGCTTCTCCAGGGAAGAGCTGCTGGCGAGAAACCTTTCGGGCCTTACACACCCCAACGATCGTGAGGCAAGCGCCGAGTTCGATCGTAAGGTTCGGGGCGGCCAGCTGGACAGGTACTCGATCGAGAAGCGCTACATAAGGAAGGACGGTGTTGTCGTCTGGACGCTGCTCACGGTGAACGTCGCCCGTGATGCGAACGGCAATCCGAGTTACTGCATCGCGTTCCTCGACGACATCACCGAGAGGAAGTACGCCGAGCAGCGGCTCGCGGCGCAGTACTCCGTCGCTCGCATACTTGGCGATTCCCCCGACGCCGCCGACGCGCCACGCCGCATCATCGAGGCGATCTGCCGCAACATCGGATGGAGCGCCGGCTCACTCTGGCTCGTGGACAAGACGGGGCAGCAGCTCACTTGCGTGGAAAGCAGACGCCTTTCACGCAGCACCGATCGTTTCCGCGGCCGTGCGCCCGATGTGCCGCTCAAGATGGGACACGGCCTGCCGGGAAAAGTGTGGGCTACCGGCGCACCAGCGACGATTCAGGACGTGAACACCGACTCGAGCTTTCCGCGCTCGCTTCTGGCGACGACCGTGGGAATGCACGGCGCGTTCGCGTTTCCGGTGAAGAGCGGGCCCACCGTCCTCGGCGTCATGGAGTTTTTCAGCCCGGACATTCAGCCGGCGGATGACGAGCTGCTGCGCACCATCACCGTGATTGGAAGTGAGCTCGGACTTTATCTCGACCGCAAGCGATTCGAAGAGCGAGGAAGTCAGAGTGAGGTGAGGCAGGAAGCAATTGTGGACGCCGCTCTGGACTCGATCATCTCGATGAACCACAAGGGCATCATCACCCACTTCAATCGCGCCGCTGAGCGCACGTTCGGCTACAAGAGCGAAGACGCGATCGGCAAATCGCTCGCCGAGCTGATCATTCCACCCGATCTGCGCGGCGCGCACGAGGCGGGTGTCGCGAGGTTCACTACGACTGCTGAATCGAGAATGCTCAACCATCGCGTCGAGACGTGGGCGCAGCGCTCCGACGGGACCCGTTTTCCTGTCGAGCTGGCGATCACGCGCATCCCGCTGGACGGCCCCCCGGTCTTCACGGGTTTCATTCGCGACATCACGGCGCGCAAGAAGGCAGAGGAAGCGATTCGCGAGAGCGAGGACCGCTTCCGCGGTCTGGCCGAGGCGACCGTCGAGGGAATCCTCATTCACCGGGACGGAGTGATCACGGATGCGAACCCGAGCCTCGCGCGCATGTTCGGCTACGACCTCTCCGAGATCATCGGAGCAAATGCGGTGGACCTGCTCTGCGTTCCTGAGCTGAGAGAGATGCTGACCGAGAAGCTCACGAAGGAAATGGGAATGCGAAGCTCTCCGCCGTATGAGATCGTTGGCCTCAGAAAGGACGGATCGCGCATCGACGTCGAGATAACCGCGCGCACGGTCCCCTTCGGCTCGAGTACGATGCGCGTGGCGGCAATTCGCGACATCACCGAGAGAAAGCGACTGCAAAAGCAGGAGATCGAGCTGATTCGCGAGCAGGAAGCGAGAGCGGTGGCGCAAAGCTCGGAGAAGCGCGCCGCGTTTCTCGCCGAGGCGAGCCGGGTGCTCAGTATGTCGTTCGACTATCACACGACCATCGCGCAGCTCGCGCGGCTGGCTGTGCCGGCGATGGCGGACTACTGCGCGGTTGACGTCGTCGAAGGCGAGAAAGGCTTCATGCGACTCGGCTTCGCCCATTCCGATCCCAAACGGGAAGAGGAGTTCCGCGCGAAGCTCACCGTGTTCAGGCCGGAGGATGTCTCACCGACCCATCCTGTAATGAAGGCGCTCATCAAGGGTGAGAGCGATCTCATCACGCGCGTGACGGATGAAGGCCTGCGCGCCGCCATGAACAACGAGGAGCAGTATCAGCTGCTCCGGAGCCTCGAGCCGAAATCACTGATCACCGTGCCGTTGATCGCTTCGGGAAAGATCGTCGGGGCGCTGACGCTGGTGTCTTCGCGCGACGATCACATTTATACTCCCGAGGACGTCAAGCTGGCAGAGGAGCTTGGGCGAAGAGCGGCACTCGCGGTCGAGAATGCACGGCTGTTCGATGAAGCGCAGCTCGCGACCAAGGCGCGCGACGACATGCTTGCAGTCGTGGCGCACGATCTCAGAAATCCGCTCAACACCATCTTCATGAGCTCGCAGCTGCTGATGGAGATCGTCTCGAAGACCGAGCACCCGACTGAGCATCGCCAGGTCGCGATCGTGCAGCGCGCCGCAGACAGGATGAATCGGCTGATTCAGGATCTTCTCGAGGTGAAGCGAATCGAAAGCGGCAATCTCGGATTGGAGAAACGCTCGACCGACGCAACGTCGGTGGTCAGCGAGGCACTCGAGATTCTGCGTCCGATTGCGGTTGCGAGCTCTCTCAGATTGGAGAGCGAGGTGTCACCCGATCTGCCGCCGATCAGGGTGGATCCGCCGCGGATTCAGCAGGTACTGTCGAATCTCGTCGGAAACGCGATCAAGTTTACACCTGCGGGAGGCGAGATCATCCTGCGCGCGACGGCGGCCGAGCGAGAAGCGTGTTTCGTCGTTGCCGACAACGGTCCTGGAATACCGTCCGACGCTCTGCCACACATCTTCGGCCGTTTCTGGCAGGGGAAGTCGACTGACCGGCGCGGCATCGGGCTCGGACTGGCAATCGCGAAGGGGATCGTCGAGGCCCACGGCGGGCGAATCTGGGTCGAGAGCCAGGTCGGAGCGGGGAGCAGCTTCTTCTTTACGGTTCCGCTGGCGGAGACAGGAGAGGCTGCCGTCGTAAGCTAA
- the pal gene encoding peptidoglycan-associated lipoprotein Pal yields the protein MTALLFGGTAAAQSPGTLLIGGFGQWTKYDDALLLDETIGVGGRIGAFFAPNWNLEAEHSYNRPDQLGAGQTGSIWHGPLSARIRYSFPLANIASIHVGAGGVVTGYAGYEPDEPTGQDLIDIRSNSRGYNYGAQGNVGFSLGFGIVALRVDGIVDYHPNGSPSIGRGLAGYESHTNLRAQAGLELHVDPRSLFGGSGMTSFSGPYMPYQAWDDMPEPALPGTLEIGPFVQYTMFDDNAPGAPKDGIGFGGRVGVFLTDTHWELEGEGQNTQTDVDTDEGSSGDGVPFSTRANDDVSYTSFALRMNYNIPIMSAAQFIIGLGAVRSNYAAESRITSVGRAFQYNYGVSGLAGIRFRVANRVALRVDGVADWHKDTENLNLIGRAGLSLLIGGARPEIMCTYAGLENIPASDPRCVAPLPPPPPPVAPAMCPYPGLGSLTATDPACVAPAVSVVDTTAITAPIYFDFDKSDIRPDAAATLDRKIPWLTANPGMRIRIEGNADERGSDEYNLALGQRRAASAKKYLVEHGVDAGRFDLVSYGEERPVCTEHNEECWQRNRRDDFVIVTIGSDAIVVPPGGEE from the coding sequence ATGACGGCCTTGCTCTTCGGCGGAACGGCCGCGGCACAGTCGCCGGGGACGCTGTTGATAGGCGGCTTTGGCCAGTGGACAAAGTACGATGACGCGTTGTTGCTCGATGAAACCATCGGAGTAGGTGGCCGAATCGGCGCTTTCTTCGCCCCGAACTGGAATCTCGAGGCTGAGCACAGCTACAACCGCCCCGACCAGTTGGGAGCCGGACAGACCGGATCCATCTGGCACGGCCCGCTCTCAGCGAGAATTCGCTACAGCTTCCCTCTCGCCAACATCGCTTCGATCCATGTCGGCGCCGGCGGCGTGGTCACGGGATACGCGGGTTACGAGCCGGATGAGCCCACTGGTCAGGACCTGATCGACATTCGGTCGAACAGCCGTGGCTACAACTACGGGGCTCAGGGTAACGTCGGGTTCAGCCTCGGGTTCGGCATCGTTGCGCTGCGAGTCGACGGTATCGTCGACTACCATCCCAACGGATCGCCGAGCATCGGCCGCGGACTCGCAGGTTACGAGTCGCACACGAATCTGCGTGCGCAAGCCGGACTGGAGCTCCACGTTGACCCCCGCTCGCTTTTCGGAGGCAGTGGCATGACGAGCTTCTCGGGCCCTTACATGCCATACCAGGCGTGGGACGACATGCCCGAGCCGGCGCTCCCCGGAACCTTGGAGATCGGCCCGTTCGTGCAGTATACAATGTTCGATGACAATGCACCCGGCGCTCCGAAGGATGGCATCGGATTCGGCGGACGTGTCGGTGTTTTCCTCACGGATACGCACTGGGAGCTCGAGGGCGAAGGCCAGAACACCCAGACCGACGTCGATACGGACGAGGGCTCATCCGGTGACGGTGTTCCCTTCAGTACCAGGGCCAACGATGACGTCAGCTACACGTCATTCGCGTTGCGCATGAATTACAACATCCCGATCATGTCCGCGGCCCAGTTCATCATCGGCCTCGGCGCGGTTCGGTCGAACTACGCGGCCGAGTCGCGCATCACGTCGGTCGGTCGTGCTTTCCAGTATAACTACGGTGTCAGTGGTCTCGCCGGCATTCGCTTCCGCGTGGCAAACCGCGTTGCACTCCGTGTTGACGGAGTTGCGGATTGGCACAAGGATACAGAGAACCTCAACCTGATCGGCCGTGCTGGACTCAGCCTGCTGATCGGTGGTGCGCGTCCGGAAATCATGTGCACGTACGCTGGGCTCGAGAATATTCCTGCCTCGGATCCGCGTTGCGTCGCTCCGCTTCCGCCGCCTCCGCCGCCAGTTGCACCGGCAATGTGCCCGTACCCGGGTCTCGGCTCGCTCACAGCGACTGATCCGGCCTGCGTAGCACCTGCAGTGTCTGTGGTCGACACGACAGCCATCACGGCACCGATCTACTTCGACTTCGACAAGTCTGATATCCGTCCGGACGCCGCTGCGACACTCGATCGCAAGATCCCGTGGCTCACGGCCAACCCCGGAATGCGGATACGCATCGAAGGCAACGCCGACGAGCGCGGCTCGGATGAGTACAACCTGGCCCTCGGCCAGCGTCGTGCGGCCTCCGCGAAGAAGTACCTCGTCGAGCATGGCGTCGACGCGGGCAGGTTCGACCTCGTCAGCTACGGTGAGGAGCGTCCTGTCTGCACCGAGCACAACGAGGAGTGCTGGCAGCGCAACCGCCGCGATGACTTCGTCATCGTAACGATCGGCAGTGACGCGATCGTGGTTCCACCCGGCGGCGAGGAGTAA
- a CDS encoding serine/threonine-protein kinase — MSSPRRTPAGSMRQTGVLPPHISSWQLPPGWKWGSEGLAGHERHYQELIDGMERSLALVTAPNPAHTAWLHSEAQHLAHRSHPSIPTTYHYWTLQPEVRRGPGYLRRWITGESVGAHLSRLGTAQIPYVLQVLRGAGSTLSYLHDSGTTHGALDGETVWVTPTGRLWMLEWQWAVPRNDIPPGLSPMERRTVDEATRTTATPPEWADGNWAPTPASDQWQLAATCFAALTGEDPPSVDIPPVLLLRPECPASVATAIDRALLPNPEERFHSIAALLRVADRGYVSRSTFIMPEQTSGAPPTEQAHESRVRWALGDDYEVLSDLGSGTFGRVWRARDLSLEREVALKVLHPHISVDGRAVAAFWREAKLAAQLAHPAIVPIYDWDSRGDLSWYTMELAEEGSVASLLARSGPRTLKEIAEPIQTVLEGLAAAHAVGIVHRDLKPENILIDRHRRWRITDFGIANVTGEEVAGATGTPAFAAPEQLLGEPHGPQADLYAVAGIVVFALTGEPPFGDGDPQEIVARQLARKIDLSQYPTAVCNWLRKALSPDPDERFTDATAMKDAWRRAARISLRRESAWWRKTGTR; from the coding sequence GTGAGCAGTCCAAGGCGCACTCCCGCGGGAAGCATGCGCCAGACAGGAGTGCTTCCACCGCACATCAGCAGCTGGCAGCTCCCGCCCGGCTGGAAGTGGGGGTCCGAGGGACTCGCGGGCCACGAGCGGCACTACCAGGAGCTGATCGACGGAATGGAGCGATCGCTCGCGCTCGTTACCGCACCAAATCCGGCGCACACCGCCTGGCTTCACTCCGAAGCGCAGCATCTCGCGCATCGTAGCCACCCGTCGATCCCGACGACGTATCACTACTGGACTTTGCAACCCGAGGTGCGGCGTGGCCCAGGTTACCTGCGGCGATGGATAACCGGGGAATCCGTCGGCGCGCATCTCTCGCGACTCGGGACTGCTCAAATTCCGTATGTGCTCCAGGTGTTGCGCGGCGCCGGGTCCACTCTCTCGTATCTCCACGACAGCGGCACGACGCACGGCGCGCTCGACGGGGAAACCGTGTGGGTCACGCCAACCGGCAGGCTTTGGATGCTGGAGTGGCAATGGGCCGTTCCGCGAAATGACATTCCTCCCGGCCTGAGTCCGATGGAGCGTCGCACCGTTGATGAAGCGACACGCACTACCGCAACGCCACCCGAATGGGCGGACGGCAACTGGGCTCCAACACCGGCGAGCGACCAGTGGCAGCTCGCCGCGACCTGCTTCGCTGCCTTGACCGGCGAGGATCCGCCGAGCGTGGACATTCCTCCAGTGCTGCTGCTGCGTCCCGAGTGTCCCGCGAGCGTCGCGACTGCGATCGACCGCGCTCTGCTACCCAATCCTGAAGAAAGATTTCACTCGATTGCCGCGCTTCTTCGCGTAGCCGACCGAGGCTATGTGAGCCGCAGCACTTTCATCATGCCGGAGCAGACAAGCGGAGCGCCGCCCACGGAGCAGGCTCACGAGTCACGCGTACGATGGGCGCTCGGCGACGACTACGAGGTGCTCTCCGATCTCGGCTCTGGAACGTTCGGGCGCGTGTGGCGCGCAAGAGACCTCTCGCTGGAGAGAGAAGTTGCGCTCAAGGTGCTGCATCCGCACATCTCGGTCGACGGTCGCGCCGTCGCTGCATTCTGGCGTGAGGCGAAGCTCGCCGCGCAGCTGGCGCATCCGGCAATCGTTCCGATCTACGACTGGGATAGCCGCGGTGATCTTTCCTGGTACACGATGGAGCTCGCCGAAGAGGGGTCCGTGGCGAGTCTCCTCGCGCGGTCGGGCCCGCGCACTCTCAAGGAGATCGCGGAGCCGATTCAGACAGTCCTCGAGGGACTCGCAGCCGCGCATGCGGTGGGCATCGTGCATCGCGATCTCAAGCCGGAGAACATTCTCATCGATCGCCATCGCCGCTGGAGGATAACCGACTTCGGAATTGCCAACGTCACGGGGGAAGAAGTCGCTGGGGCCACGGGCACGCCTGCGTTCGCTGCACCGGAGCAGCTGCTTGGTGAGCCACACGGGCCGCAGGCAGATCTTTACGCGGTCGCGGGCATCGTCGTTTTTGCGCTAACGGGGGAGCCGCCGTTCGGCGATGGCGATCCCCAGGAGATCGTCGCGCGCCAGCTCGCGCGAAAGATCGATTTATCGCAGTACCCGACAGCGGTGTGCAACTGGCTGCGCAAGGCGCTGTCGCCAGATCCTGATGAACGATTCACCGATGCAACGGCGATGAAGGATGCATGGCGGCGAGCGGCTCGCATCTCGCTGAGGCGAGAGAGTGCGTGGTGGCGAAAAACCGGGACGCGGTAG
- a CDS encoding HAMP domain-containing sensor histidine kinase has product MKRRLAPGVALVAGGSAILLLAVWLRSPLLPYARDPADASGSASGAPAGTASRYESEARARGIIALRNAVAEEERRLRRAAALALESPRSLDGAFEYLAGLDPAPEEGVVLFENGQPLAWSGRVVVDPTPPAAPLSVSVTPFYTTMTATAQRGRRRAVATAVLHAEPPADRLSAGLDSRISGRDEIESFTFAPPGDTAAGQPVLSVNGTTALRADAIPLPRAMVQFGRVAAARVWGTMLLGIGLLAFLAVAWRDRKLLGQRLIAIGVCAVAVGIVPWNSLSNSLRAFDPTYYYSPIGGPFTANAGVLAISSSLLLLLVYALIRSRRVRASRPAALAAAFLLAGAGPLLVLQALRGIAHPGWGTTATLWLTWEMPLFLMLFAFWLAAFWLVLLGSRRASRVHLRAAAVIAVLAGLTTSAIVWRTTTAQRLELAAQDIQRLQRPDGDVATLLRRFAAELARYDSAGTRADLLKRYATSDLAAAELPVSIAAWTASGERVAELRLAPVAYDSSLVAGLVLSARDSAQPVIQQTVGVNGRQVVMALPHSGSGFTTAVASPRTQLIAADPFVSLLGFSPPLRSEPPYTLTISDVTPDTTIRGSTIQWRRIGNEVHGDRLVLTSRGIARAHAEVDLRSAAARAERAVLIALLNVAIAGLLWALGALAEGGFVRWVRARAGKWIRSYRGRLTLALSAFFVVPALAFAIWSYQRLSGDERDVRELLLRETLDAVVEVADSSGAGLVARPYNTPLFLYSSGVLGAVSDSLLDQLAPAGRALPVPVYLSIASRGELHSSWQQQVGPNDVLFGYRAASGPLQERYVLAAPARSDELTLDRRRRDLTILVLFATLMGAVAALWLSGVAAKRLARDLELSRFEVARAERVLAWGEMARQVAHEIKNPLTPIRLGVQHLRRARADARVDFDRVLEDNVTRILSEIDRLDETARAFSRYGTTASELPPPESIDVAAILRDVVALERMGVGDVTWNLSGAEEPAIVKARSVELRDVLLNLFENARLARARNVDVTLSRAADTASIEISDDGAGIGQADLPRVFEPHFSTRTTGSGLGLAISRRLLESWGGAIRIASEEGKGASVVLTLRSTS; this is encoded by the coding sequence GTGAAGCGTCGTCTCGCGCCAGGCGTCGCACTCGTTGCGGGGGGCAGCGCGATTCTGCTGCTGGCGGTCTGGCTCCGGAGTCCTCTTCTACCTTACGCCCGCGACCCGGCTGACGCCAGCGGCAGCGCATCAGGAGCGCCCGCCGGGACGGCGAGCCGTTACGAATCCGAGGCACGAGCGAGAGGCATCATTGCGCTTCGCAATGCCGTCGCGGAAGAGGAGCGCCGCCTCCGCCGCGCGGCAGCACTCGCGCTGGAATCGCCGAGAAGTCTCGACGGCGCTTTCGAATATCTCGCGGGCCTGGACCCCGCCCCCGAGGAAGGAGTAGTTCTCTTCGAAAACGGTCAACCGCTTGCCTGGTCCGGAAGAGTTGTCGTGGATCCAACGCCGCCTGCCGCGCCGCTCTCCGTTTCGGTAACTCCGTTCTATACGACGATGACCGCGACGGCGCAGCGCGGGCGGCGCCGCGCTGTTGCGACAGCGGTTCTTCACGCTGAGCCGCCCGCCGACAGGCTGTCTGCCGGTCTCGATTCCCGAATCAGCGGAAGGGACGAGATCGAGTCGTTCACGTTTGCGCCGCCCGGCGACACCGCAGCCGGTCAGCCGGTTCTTAGCGTCAACGGGACGACCGCACTACGCGCCGATGCGATCCCGTTGCCGAGGGCGATGGTTCAATTCGGTCGCGTTGCAGCTGCGCGCGTGTGGGGAACAATGCTGCTTGGCATCGGCCTGCTGGCCTTTCTGGCAGTCGCATGGCGCGACCGGAAGCTTCTGGGTCAGCGTCTCATCGCGATCGGCGTCTGTGCAGTGGCCGTGGGCATCGTTCCCTGGAACAGTCTCTCCAACAGTCTCCGAGCGTTCGACCCGACGTACTACTACTCGCCGATCGGCGGACCATTTACGGCGAATGCGGGCGTCCTCGCGATATCGTCGTCGCTTCTCCTGCTGCTCGTCTATGCACTCATAAGGTCGAGACGCGTCAGAGCTTCGCGGCCAGCCGCACTCGCGGCGGCTTTCCTCCTCGCGGGCGCTGGTCCCCTGCTGGTTTTACAAGCTCTGCGAGGCATCGCGCATCCTGGCTGGGGCACCACCGCCACTCTGTGGCTGACCTGGGAAATGCCCCTCTTCCTGATGCTGTTTGCATTCTGGCTCGCCGCTTTCTGGCTGGTGCTCCTCGGCTCGCGTCGAGCGAGTCGCGTGCATCTTCGCGCGGCAGCGGTCATCGCGGTTCTCGCCGGGCTGACGACGTCAGCGATCGTGTGGCGCACGACCACGGCACAACGGCTCGAGCTCGCGGCTCAGGACATTCAGCGTTTGCAGCGTCCGGACGGTGACGTTGCAACGCTTCTCAGACGCTTCGCTGCGGAGCTGGCGCGATACGATTCAGCCGGCACGCGCGCCGACCTGTTGAAGCGGTACGCGACCTCGGATCTGGCCGCCGCGGAGCTGCCTGTCTCGATCGCTGCTTGGACAGCATCCGGCGAACGCGTCGCGGAGCTGCGACTCGCGCCGGTCGCATACGACTCGAGTCTCGTTGCGGGTCTCGTGCTCAGCGCGCGCGACTCTGCGCAACCCGTGATTCAGCAGACGGTTGGAGTCAACGGTCGACAGGTCGTGATGGCGCTTCCCCACTCGGGAAGCGGATTCACCACCGCGGTGGCTTCGCCGCGTACACAGCTCATTGCCGCGGACCCGTTCGTATCACTGCTCGGATTCTCCCCGCCGTTGCGCTCCGAACCGCCCTACACGCTGACGATCTCCGACGTCACGCCTGATACGACGATTCGAGGAAGCACAATCCAATGGAGGCGAATCGGAAACGAGGTTCATGGCGACAGACTCGTGCTGACGTCGCGTGGAATCGCGCGCGCTCACGCGGAAGTCGACCTGCGCTCAGCCGCCGCGCGCGCCGAGCGCGCAGTCCTGATCGCGCTTCTGAACGTCGCCATCGCTGGACTCCTGTGGGCCCTTGGCGCACTGGCCGAGGGGGGATTCGTGCGATGGGTTCGCGCTCGCGCGGGCAAATGGATTCGCAGCTACCGCGGCCGTCTCACTCTCGCATTGTCCGCGTTCTTCGTCGTCCCTGCGCTGGCCTTCGCAATCTGGTCGTACCAGCGGCTGAGTGGTGACGAGCGAGACGTTCGCGAGCTGTTGCTGAGGGAGACGCTCGATGCAGTGGTCGAGGTCGCAGACAGCTCCGGCGCGGGCCTCGTCGCCCGGCCGTACAACACGCCGCTTTTTCTGTACTCGAGCGGGGTACTCGGCGCAGTGAGCGATTCGCTGCTCGACCAGCTGGCACCCGCCGGACGCGCGCTCCCGGTGCCGGTGTACCTAAGTATCGCCTCGCGCGGGGAGCTTCACTCGAGCTGGCAGCAGCAGGTGGGGCCGAACGACGTTCTCTTCGGTTACCGCGCGGCTTCGGGTCCACTGCAGGAGCGCTACGTACTCGCTGCGCCGGCACGCAGCGACGAGCTCACTCTCGACCGCCGCCGCCGTGATCTGACGATCCTCGTGCTCTTCGCGACGCTGATGGGCGCCGTCGCGGCGTTGTGGCTGAGCGGCGTGGCGGCAAAGCGGCTGGCGCGCGATCTCGAGCTCAGCCGCTTCGAGGTCGCGCGGGCCGAGCGCGTGCTTGCCTGGGGCGAGATGGCCCGGCAGGTCGCCCACGAGATAAAGAATCCACTGACGCCAATTCGGCTCGGAGTGCAGCACTTGCGTCGGGCGCGCGCGGATGCGCGCGTCGATTTCGATCGCGTGCTCGAAGACAACGTCACCAGAATTCTCTCCGAGATCGATCGCCTGGACGAGACTGCGCGCGCGTTCAGCAGGTATGGGACGACGGCGTCTGAGCTGCCACCGCCTGAGAGCATTGACGTTGCTGCGATATTACGTGATGTCGTGGCGCTCGAGCGAATGGGAGTGGGTGACGTCACCTGGAATCTTTCCGGCGCGGAAGAGCCGGCGATCGTCAAAGCGCGCAGCGTCGAGCTGCGCGACGTTCTTCTGAATCTCTTCGAGAATGCGCGACTGGCGCGCGCGCGAAATGTCGACGTGACGCTGAGCCGCGCCGCCGACACGGCATCAATCGAGATTTCGGACGACGGGGCCGGCATCGGCCAGGCCGATTTGCCGCGCGTTTTCGAGCCGCATTTTTCAACGCGCACAACAGGGAGCGGACTCGGGCTCGCGATAAGCCGGCGACTGCTCGAGTCGTGGGGTGGCGCCATCCGGATCGCCAGCGAAGAAGGCAAAGGAGCGTCGGTCGTTCTCACCTTGCGCTCGACCTCGTGA